One region of bacterium genomic DNA includes:
- a CDS encoding MotA/TolQ/ExbB proton channel family protein, which yields MEDTTLLSIITKGGILMIPILICSVLVVAFAIERYLTYKKLSIRIPQFMMKIRHPLNNGDVLTAINECTIVKGPVANVIRAGLEKAKLGRERMREAMETAGNAETYYLEKNLNVIATLSGIAPLIGFLGTVTGMIKAFMKIQQLAGNVNADVLAGGIWEAMVTTAAGLSVGIPAMIIYNYFINREREFIFQMESAAEEVLDMVKKVPGSPEKPKAPGETPKSAPVDPFDSGENIRLAGGGSVDKGDAFSSENYNPEEV from the coding sequence ATGGAGGATACGACACTTTTAAGTATAATCACCAAGGGCGGGATTCTTATGATCCCGATCCTGATATGCTCTGTACTCGTGGTTGCGTTTGCTATTGAACGGTATCTTACCTATAAGAAACTGTCGATCAGAATCCCCCAGTTCATGATGAAGATACGGCATCCGCTGAATAACGGAGATGTTCTCACTGCCATCAATGAATGCACGATAGTGAAAGGGCCTGTTGCCAATGTTATCAGAGCCGGTCTCGAAAAAGCCAAACTCGGCCGTGAGCGAATGAGGGAGGCCATGGAGACCGCCGGCAATGCGGAAACCTATTACCTCGAAAAGAATCTGAATGTCATTGCCACACTTTCGGGAATTGCGCCCCTCATCGGATTTCTCGGTACGGTTACCGGTATGATCAAGGCCTTCATGAAAATCCAGCAGCTTGCCGGGAATGTCAATGCCGATGTACTGGCCGGAGGCATATGGGAAGCGATGGTCACAACCGCCGCCGGTCTGTCGGTCGGTATTCCGGCCATGATTATCTATAACTACTTTATCAACCGGGAGCGAGAATTCATATTCCAGATGGAGAGCGCGGCTGAAGAAGTGCTCGATATGGTGAAGAAAGTCCCGGGGTCACCGGAAAAGCCGAAAGCACCCGGTGAAACCCCCAAATCGGCGCCGGTCGATCCTTTTGACAGCGGCGAGAACATACGGCTTGCCGGCGGCGGATCCGTCGATAAGGGAGACGCATTCAGTTCGGAGAATTATAATCCCGAGGAGGTTTGA
- a CDS encoding biopolymer transporter ExbD has translation MKIKAHREPLTTFNTISLTDIIFLLLVFFLLSSTFVLQPGVKVQLPTTTSSDISSEKSVVLSLAKDGTVYLNDNQVNKIELGARLRQMVLDVGNPIIVLRADKAVTIESLVEVMDIAKAAGGDRFVIATTQKE, from the coding sequence TTGAAAATAAAGGCGCACAGGGAACCGTTGACCACGTTTAACACGATTTCCCTGACCGATATCATTTTTCTCCTGCTCGTGTTTTTCCTCCTCAGCTCGACATTTGTACTGCAGCCGGGAGTGAAGGTTCAACTGCCCACAACGACATCGAGCGATATTTCGAGCGAGAAGAGCGTGGTGTTGTCGCTGGCGAAAGACGGCACGGTTTACCTCAACGATAACCAGGTAAACAAGATCGAGCTCGGGGCACGGCTCAGGCAGATGGTGCTTGATGTGGGAAACCCCATCATTGTGCTCCGCGCCGACAAGGCAGTTACCATCGAGAGCCTTGTCGAGGTTATGGACATCGCAAAAGCTGCGGGCGGAGACCGTTTTGTCATCGCCACGACACAAAAGGAATGA